The genomic window cgcatatatgagtcagatacacccattgataacagtaagatacacccacaTGTAAGAATCAGATACCcccattgataacagtgagatacTCCCATATATATGATTCAGATATAGtatccatatatatcagtcagatatcactcaaacatACTTCAATATCAAGCCACATTACAAGTTCAAGCAGTATACACCCCCCAATCTACGGAATAAACCCCAAAAATTATTTACCAGAAGATCTAGAACAACAAGAATAACAGGATAACTTAGAACaacaacgtagaagaacagtGTAACAAAGAAGCAAGAGTAACAGTAAACCCTAGAACAACGACGTTGAAGGAAAGCAAAACATAGTTTGTAATATGGAAAATATACAGGAATCTTAATGAACTTACGTTGAGTATTGTTGCTTTGTTTTCTCTTCAAATTCTTGATGGAGAGTTTGATGGTGTTTTGACGGAGGTTTCGAACAATGACATGTATATTTTGAACTTTGATCTTCGCTCGAAAATAGAAGGGTTTCCTTGTTTTCGAAGCGTTttaagaagtggaagaagtggaagagtttGCCATACGTAACCGTTTGTGTTGAGCGCGTGAAGTGACGTTCCATGTAATCTGTGTTGATGCGCGTGACTTGTAtttgggctgggccaacttgtaagcttgtaagcttgtatgtgtagcccagccctatatattatatatatgagaTATNNNNNNNNNNNNNNNNNNNNNNNNNNNNNNNNNNNNNNNNNNNNNNNNNNNNNNNNNNNNNNNNNNNNNNNNNNNNNNNNNNNNNNNNNNNNNNNNNNNNNNNNNNNNNNNNNNNNNNNNNNNNNNNNNNNNNNNNNNNNNNNNNNNNNNNNNNNNNNNNNNNNNNNNNNNNNNNNNNNNNNNNNNNNNNNNNNNNNNNNNNNNNNNNNNNNNNNNNNNNNNNNNNNNNNtatatatatatatatatattaataaacagATATGCTACACATTTAAATTTTATTGTCATCTAAGTTTAATCAAGCGGGCTCAATaccaataaaaatcactcttattAAAAGAGCGTATATATACACTCAAAATCTCTCCGAAAaaccattcttcttcttttctgatgctacgtcttttttttttctttttttttgttatctttcTCTTTTGTTATCATCACCAAATACTAATAACGCCAACATTATACTAAAACCTTTATTGGTTTTGATTTTCTCTGGtgacatcattaaataatttcaatttatttcttaggTTATTTGAAGTTCATTTAGATCCAAAAAtaaattcgatgtgtttttgttaatgattgagtctttttgactgcttatttaaatctgaactaattttggttcatttgtgtgttaattttaattcacttgatGCCGATGATAAGTattaatcaaattttttattccttaaataatttcgtttctttttttagtttaattgacATTTATTTGGatctaaaaataaatttgatatatttttattaataattgagtttttttgaCTGTTTGTTCAAATTTAAACTAATTTCAGTTTTTATTAAAATTCATAAATNNNNNNNNNNNNNNNNNNNNNNNNNNNNNNNNNNNNNNNNNNNNNNNNNNNNNNNNNNNNNNNNNNNNNNNNNNNNNNNNNNNNNNNNNNNNNNNNNNNNNNNNNNNNNNNNNNNNNNNNNNNNNNNNNNNNNNNNNNNNNNNNNNNNNNNNNNNNNNNNNNNNNNNNNNNNNNNNNNNNNNNNNNNNNNNNNNNNNNNNNNNNNNNNNNNNNNNNNNNNNNNNNNNNNNNNNNNNNNNNNNNNNNNNNNNNNNNNNNNNNNNNNNNNNNNNNNNNNNNNNNNNNNNNNNNNNNNNNNNNNNNNNNNNNNNNNNNNNNNNNNNNNNNNNNNNNNNNNNNNNNNNNNNNNNNNNNNNNNNNNNNNNNNNNNNNNNNNNNNNNNNNCACCTTATCCTTCCTTCTTCGCTATCTTTTGTTCTCCCTCAATGAACCCATTTTTTAATTGACAGCCCCGGTTGACTCCTCTCCTCCACACAGTACGACGAAGCCCTAGCCATCAAGGTGAAAATCCTGGTACTACTTACCATCCCCAATGCCatgcattttttgttttcttttaaccCAAATAATGTTGGCTTAGTAGTTATTACGCATTCTCGTTGTTCTTACATTTTCCCTAATTTTTTATCGTTACTCTTCACTCATACACTAATATAGACAAGTTTGAACGTTTAAAATAGGCTGTAACATCCTCTGTAAATTTTGATTTTACTTTTAGGGTTATTTATCTCCTTTCTTGATTCTCAGTCTTTCTTGCATTTCTGTTCATCTCCCGATTTTACCCTTCAAACGATGAGTGTTTTACTTTCTCCCCGTATTTCGATTTGCTGTAATATCATTAActaacatgaaaaaaaaaatgttatttatacCGAAATTGGTGTCTATGTCTATATGCCTATATCAACCTCACTCACTCTGGTAtaattataaaccctaaaaaaGTGACAACAGaagaaaatcattttttttttccatttcatAGCTAGGGTCTGAAGCAgaagtttttgtttttgttcttttatgGACATAGCCATTGACTTATCTGACTCTTTGCATATGATTGACATTTTGTTTGACCCACTCAAATGGCTGAAACATGTACAGCATAAAAAAGAAGCATGGGCACAGACATCATCAGCAGCCTACCAAACTCGTTGTTGTGCCACATCGTCTCATTCCTCCCAACCATAGATGCCGTGGGCACCAGCTTCTTGTCTCGCCGGTGGCGCCACCTCTGGAAGGATCTCCAAGCCTTTGATTTTGATACCCAACGCATTGGGAACAATGAGAGATTCGTGTCTTTTGTGGACACAGTTCTATCCCAGCGCAGGTTTTCCGACATCCGAAAGCTCCGCCTCATTTGTGGGGCACACTTAGATAGCGGCAATGCCGTCGGAAGGTGGGTGCGAGCTGCTCTGGGGCCTTGCCTTCAAGAAATGCATCTCCTTTTGTATGGTGATGTTAGTAGCAACTATGTTGATGAAATATTCACATGTGCTTCGCTTGTTTCTCTCACCCTGGTGGCTAATCTTGTTTTGAATAATATATCTTCGGTTCATTTGCCTCTACTCAAGAATTTATCACTGGGCCCAGACGTACCTGTTGACCTCAACCTCATATCTGCCTGCCCTGCTCTTGAATATCTTTACTTCATTTTTGATGCATCGTTTTATCCTAACATTCACTTGCTCTCCCCCTCTTTGAAGAGGCTAAGATTAATAGAGGCAAGAGAAAGAGACTTTGATGATCCCATAATCACTGAGATTCAAATAGACGCCCCGAATCTTGAGTACCTCCGTATATACCTTGAAGAATCGTGTGTAAGGACTTTAGTCATCAGTGATTTTCCCAACATGATGGAAGCTTCTATTGATATTGCTCCCAAGGCTGAGCATGTTGATTGGGTACCCAAACTTCTCCAGGCACTCTCCAAGACGAAGAAGCTGGCTTTGGGGGGATTTACCACCCAGGTAATATGCTTGTCGGTGTCTCATAATCCGTTACTCATTCTAACTTGCTTATTGGAATCTCTAAACGGTTGTGTTATCTTTCACACAGTGCTTGGTCAAAGCTCCAAATTTACACTTCCCAGAATTTAGCTACTTACGTCAACTGAGGATTTGTTTTAGAAGTTTCAACTCTGGAGTCCTAATAAAACTGCTTTGCTGCTGCCCTAAGCTTCAAGTACTCAAAATTGATAACAATGGGGTATAAACATTTGCATAATTCCACCATTTTCTATTTGTTATTAATTGCCTGCATCCTTTGACAATTTTTTTTCCCATGTTGTCAGGTACAGTATTTTGGTGACCAAACTCCCCGTACTGAACCTAGC from Arachis ipaensis cultivar K30076 chromosome B09, Araip1.1, whole genome shotgun sequence includes these protein-coding regions:
- the LOC107619376 gene encoding F-box/FBD/LRR-repeat protein At4g26340 isoform X2 produces the protein MGTDIISSLPNSLLCHIVSFLPTIDAVGTSFLSRRWRHLWKDLQAFDFDTQRIGNNERFVSFVDTVLSQRRFSDIRKLRLICGAHLDSGNAVGRWVRAALGPCLQEMHLLLYGDVSSNYVDEIFTCASLVSLTLVANLVLNNISSVHLPLLKNLSLGPDVPVDLNLISACPALEYLYFIFDASFYPNIHLLSPSLKRLRLIEARERDFDDPIITEIQIDAPNLEYLRIYLEESCVRTLVISDFPNMMEASIDIAPKAEHVDWVPKLLQALSKTKKLALGGFTTQCLVKAPNLHFPEFSYLRQLRICFRSFNSGVLIKLLCCCPKLQVLKIDNNGYFGDQTPRTEPSSWTQPASVPNCVRSHLNILEFRRYPDSLEEREFLAYILQNALVLKTFIIYTNIGSFEKEKEHILNEISVLPRGSSICQVEEFTYCKWRL
- the LOC107619376 gene encoding FBD-associated F-box protein At4g10400 isoform X1, with amino-acid sequence MGTDIISSLPNSLLCHIVSFLPTIDAVGTSFLSRRWRHLWKDLQAFDFDTQRIGNNERFVSFVDTVLSQRRFSDIRKLRLICGAHLDSGNAVGRWVRAALGPCLQEMHLLLYGDVSSNYVDEIFTCASLVSLTLVANLVLNNISSVHLPLLKNLSLGPDVPVDLNLISACPALEYLYFIFDASFYPNIHLLSPSLKRLRLIEARERDFDDPIITEIQIDAPNLEYLRIYLEESCVRTLVISDFPNMMEASIDIAPKAEHVDWVPKLLQALSKTKKLALGGFTTQCLVKAPNLHFPEFSYLRQLRICFRSFNSGVLIKLLCCCPKLQVLKIDNNGVQYFGDQTPRTEPSSWTQPASVPNCVRSHLNILEFRRYPDSLEEREFLAYILQNALVLKTFIIYTNIGSFEKEKEHILNEISVLPRGSSICQVEEFTYCKWRL